The Xiphophorus couchianus chromosome 18, X_couchianus-1.0, whole genome shotgun sequence DNA window AATGTTttccattctttcttttttacagaataCAACTAGCGCTGCTGATTTTACAGGCTAAAAGATGCAAATGTTGCTCTGCAGGAACAACCCCGGTTGGATTCTCTGAACACAGTTAATTCTGACATAACAAATGCCTTCATGTCACAGGCTTATTTTACCAGTGTCAATAAATAATCTTTGCATATGTTTTTGATTTGCTTACCACTGTCTATATAAAAACGGATGTAGAAAGCTAAACAACCCAAGAAAATGTCTTAGATTTATGTTCTGTTCCTCTGTGGCTTCAACTAAATGTGGCTTCTTCCCTTTCCTAGATCATCCTTAACTCCATGCATAAGTACCAGCCCAGGCTTCACATTGTCAAAGCTGATGAAAACAACGCCTTTGGGTCAAAGAACACCGCCTACTGTTCTCACGTCTTCCATGAGACGGCCTTCATCTCAGTAACATCTTATCAGAATCATAAGGTAtacaaatctgactttttattctCCACACAGTCAACAGCTACAGCTATTATATTTGGAAGTGATGTGTCATGCAGTGctttaaatacaagaaaagtTATTGTGTGCCGTATCTATCATGGTTGTATCTGCATCAGTCTGCTGATCCAAATATTTCTTAGATTAGATGGCTCTGCTGTTGGTAGCTGCAGACTGTGCTGCTGCTCTGTATTGCATTACAAAGTCACACTCACTCAACACTCCTGTGGTTGACGAGTGTTTAACCACAGGTGCTTCCTTTATTGCTTAATGATTTAGCATGTCTGCAGCTTCCTGAAGAGTTGGATAAGAGATGAGTCAGGGGTCCCACCCCCCAGTCCATGTCTGAATCTCAGATCTCAGTTTCTGATTAAATTTGAGATCTGTTAGCTatagaaacaaaacacttctACTGCTATGACATTTGAAGAATTGCTGAGATCCTGTTCAACACAGCAAATTTGCTTATCAGTTCTAATTATTGGCTTGCTTACTGATTTAACCCAAAAAGTCTAAGAGTTGTactaaaaattttttttagatcacTCAGCTGAAGATTGAAAACAATCCCTTTGCTAAAGGGTTCCGAGGCAGTGAAGAAGGAGACCTGCGTGCTTCAAGACTAGAGGGGTACGTTTCTACAGTAAGCCACCAgtgaagaaattatttcataaatcCTTTAACATATTACAACTCACTCTATGGTTGCAccatttgcagttttctggccgattacCAATCCTTAAAAATCCTGTTCTacagattctgattttggccaatactgattttttttgtctgaaacattgctaaatatagtaaaaaagtcactgagttggcaacgGTGGGGTGACTATAGTTAACagcaaatgtgcagacatgacctggtgggcagGTCTGTCAGTCAGACCCTCTCATGACAGAGCAAAAGAAGACAGTgactgattttcagacctttgccAAGGTTGATAAGATGAATGGATAAATTCGGCTCTAAGTATCAGCTGATCACAGATTCCCAAAACCAAGGAACTCAGGGCCGATTCATAGGTGCACCCCTAACTCATACCCTTGATACCAGCATACTTTTTAGTTATATAAGACTGTTTTGGACAGAACTCTGTACTTCTCTctgaaaatgttgacttttcaaGGAATGTCTGACAAAGTCGTTCTGTTCCTGATGTTTAGGAAAGATTATCCAGTCATTTCTAAGAACATGGTTCGTCAAAGGATCATCTCCTCACATAGCCATCTGGCAGGGAAGCTCCGGGCTGGAGTATTGACCAGCCATGCTCAGGTCCTGTCTTCTTATCCGTATGACACAGGAGTTTCTTTGTCAAACTTAGAATCCCAGGATTCTCTCTCCAACCACTTTCCTCAGAGCAGAGATCCCAGTCTAGTTTACCACTGCTTCAAACACAGAGGtacgtttctgtttttataaagaaataatacaaaatcaaaCGCAGTATGCAGCGGTCCACATGTCAACTGACTCTATTGCTCTGCAGATAACAGCCGACACCTGGAGCTCGGATGCAAGCAACCATATCTGGAGTCATCATCGGTGATGTCAGAGGAGCATTTCTTCCGTTCTGCTCCCTCCTACGAGTCGCCTTTGCTCTCTCGTCCCTACTGCGGTGAAGCCATCACTGCCAGAGAAGCTTGCATGTACAGCGGGATGGAGGCCCAGCCCGGAGCGTTGCCAGGGGCGGCAGAGAAAGATGAGCGGACCATCTCTCCTTCTGTTAACTGCAGCGTGTGGGCCCCGATGCAGCCATATTCCCGCTATGGCGTGGAGGCCGTCCCATACCAGCCCTTCACCTCTCACCCCTTCTCCAACACCACAGCCGTCCACCCCGTGCTGCCACAGCCGGCCTCAGCAATGTTACCCCGACCGCAGGCCGACATGGGCGTCTACAACTCAGCTGTGGTTCAGAGGGGTCTGCCGGTCATACCGCAgtcatcctcctcttcatcctgctCTCCAGTTCTCACTGGTTCCAGTGATGTAATAAGTCATCAACCTTTGTACCACAAAAAGTCAGGCTCCCCACTCCAGCCTCTGAAAGAGTATTCAGCGTGTTCTAGCCAGAGAATGATGCCTATTGGAGATTCCTCCCATCAGTACCAAATGGGGCTGAGTAATGCAGGAAGTCATTGGACCGACAGCTAATGTGTGGATAAACCTATCTGTTCAGGTGAGACATTATGAGAGGTTTCTGAAAGCCCATAGCAGCTGAAGATACTGAA harbors:
- the tbx4 gene encoding T-box transcription factor TBX4; amino-acid sequence: MLQEKASAVTDDRVSRVRADGETDLLPDQSQLGAPTAPSAPTSAGPDQNIENIKVVLHERELWKRFHEAGTEMIITKAGRRMFPSYKVKVSGMNPKTKYILLIDVVPADDHRYKFCDNKWMVAGKAEPAMPGRLYVHPDSPATGAHWMRQLVSFQKLKLTNNHLDPFGHIILNSMHKYQPRLHIVKADENNAFGSKNTAYCSHVFHETAFISVTSYQNHKITQLKIENNPFAKGFRGSEEGDLRASRLEGKDYPVISKNMVRQRIISSHSHLAGKLRAGVLTSHAQVLSSYPYDTGVSLSNLESQDSLSNHFPQSRDPSLVYHCFKHRDNSRHLELGCKQPYLESSSVMSEEHFFRSAPSYESPLLSRPYCGEAITAREACMYSGMEAQPGALPGAAEKDERTISPSVNCSVWAPMQPYSRYGVEAVPYQPFTSHPFSNTTAVHPVLPQPASAMLPRPQADMGVYNSAVVQRGLPVIPQSSSSSSCSPVLTGSSDVISHQPLYHKKSGSPLQPLKEYSACSSQRMMPIGDSSHQYQMGLSNAGSHWTDS